A region from the Gossypium hirsutum isolate 1008001.06 chromosome A08, Gossypium_hirsutum_v2.1, whole genome shotgun sequence genome encodes:
- the LOC121204714 gene encoding probable pectinesterase/pectinesterase inhibitor 41: MSSNDKQTIYEYATGKRDVKTLTNGKITVKQVVMVSHNGDGQFKTINDAITAMPNVTGDSNEYYVIYIPTGVYEEYISIPKYKQNLVLVGGLSTNPTIISGNRSVGGGSTTFSSATLAVFGKKFIAVDITFRNTAGPSKYQAVAVLNGADQSIFNRCTFEGYRNTLYVHSFRQFYVNCHILGTVDFIFGNAAAVIQESYIHARLPLPTQDDVITAQGRTDPSQNTGISIISSFIRANDDLISNMGFTKIYLGRPWKEYSRTVYMSSSLDGLVADEGWKKRDGDFGLSTVYFGEYDNYGLGRDTGDRVDWPGFHNMTKTEALNFTVARFIRGNKWLPATGVHYFGGLRD, from the exons ATGTCTTCTAACGATAAACAAACAATTTATGAATATGCAACAGGGAAAAGGGATGTTAAGACATTaacaaatgggaaaattacagTGAAACAAGTAGTGATGGTAAGTCATAATGGAGATGGCCAATTCAAAACCATCAACGATGCCATCACAGCCATGCCGAACGTTACCGGTGACAGCAACGAATACTATGTGATTTACATACCTACCGGTGTCTACGAAGAGTACATTTCGATACCAAAGTATAAACAGAACTTGGTTTTGGTAGGCGGTCTCAGCACCAACCCCACGATAATCTCCGGAAATCGCAGCGTTGGCGGTGGCTCAACCACATTCAGTTCAGCAACACTCG CTGTCTTTGGGAAGAAATTTATTGCAGTGGACATAACATTTCGAAACACAGCTGGACCGAGCAAGTACCAAGCCGTCGCTGTCCTAAACGGAGCCGATCAATCCATATTTAATAGATGCACGTTCGAGGGATACCGGAATACCTTATACGTCCACTCTTTCAGACAATTCTACGTAAACTGCCATATTTTAGGCACCGTTGATTTCATATTCGGCAATGCGGCCGCTGTGATACAAGAATCTTACATACACGCTCGACTACCGTTGCCAACACAAGACGATGTCATCACTGCTCAAGGAAGGACTGATCCGAGCCAAAACACGGGCATATCGATCATAAGTTCCTTCATTAGAGCCAATGATGATTTAATCTCAAACATGGGATTTACGAAAATATATTTGGGAAGACCATGGAAGGAGTATTCGAGGACGGTTTATATGAGTAGTAGCTTGGATGGATTGGTTGCAGATGAGGGTTGGAAAAAAAGGGATGGAGATTTTGGACTAAGTACAGTTTATTTTGGGGAATACGATAACTATGGTTTAGGAAGAGATACGGGTGATAGAGTGGATTGGCCTGGCTTCCATAATATGACTAAAACTGAAGCTCTTAACTTCACTGTTGCAAGATTCATTCGAGGTAATAAATGGTTGCCTGCAACTGGTGTTCATTATTTTGGGGGCTTACGTGATTGA
- the LOC107958103 gene encoding putative pectinesterase/pectinesterase inhibitor 28 → MSSSDDAERKKRIAIIVVSSFLLVAVVVAVTVGVSIQEEESDYDDRTTDGNKHAQVTSSKKAIKMICQPTTFKRTCEEQLQQEAGNKTDVKDLIQAAFKAAIKYVEQAQANSTLLRDLEKDEGTRSALDACKILLNSTMSEFNKSLELVDKIEVNTVNKLLGDMKIWLSATISNQQACLDGFEKTKSKTEAGEKMKKFLNITMQLSRNGLAIACELSEQLQQLELAGMFERRRLLQDEDGLPVIGHSDWTSFLERNKEWNRRRLLQDEDGLPIIGHSDWTSFLERNKEWNRRRLLQDEDRLSVIGHSDWTSFLERNKEWNRHRLLQDEDGLPVVGHSDWTSFLE, encoded by the coding sequence ATGTCGAGCTCGGATGATGCTGAGAGGAAGAAGCGGATCGCTATAATTGTGGTCTCCTCTTTCCTCTTAGTGGCCGTGGTGGTGGCGGTGACGGTCGGGGTTAGCATCCAAGAAGAGGAGAGCGACTACGACGACAGAACCACAGATGGGAATAAACACGCTCAGGTTACTTCCTCCAAGAAGGCTATCAAAATGATTTGTCAACCAACCACTTTCAAGAGAACATGTGAAGAGCAGCTCCAACAAGAAGCTGGGAACAAGACGGATGTTAAAGACCTAATTCAAGCGGCGTTTAAGGCAGCCATAAAGTACGTGGAGCAAGCTCAGGCGAATTCCACCCTTTTGAGGGATCTGGAGAAAGATGAAGGGACTAGAAGTGCTTTAGATGCCTGCAAGATTTTGTTGAATTCTACCATGAGCGAATTTAACAAGTCACTTGAACTTGTTGACAAGATAGAAGTTAATACAGTGAATAAATTGTTGGGTGATATGAAGATTTGGTTGAGTGCTACCATTAGTAACCAACAAGCTTGTTTAGATGGGTTCGAAAAAACCAAATCAAAAACAGAAGCTGGGGAGAAAATGAAGAAGTTCTTGAACATCACGATGCAACTCAGTAGGAATGGTCTTGCCATCGCCTGTGAGTTATCGGAGCAACTTCAACAGTTGGAGCTTGCCGGAATGTTTGAACGTCGCCGTCTTCTCCAAGATGAAGATGGACTTCCGGTTATTGGCCATTCTGATTGGACTTCCTTTTTAGAACGAAACAAGGAATGGAATCGTCGCCGTCTTCTTCAAGACGAAGATGGACTTCCGATTATTGGCCATTCCGACTGGACATCCTTTTTAGAACGAAACAAGGAATGGAATCGTCGTCGTCTTCTTCAAGACGAAGATAGACTTTCGGTTATTGGCCATTCCGATTGGACATCCTTTTTAGAACGAAACAAGGAATGGAATCGTCACCGTCTTCTCCAAGACGAAGATGGACTTCCGGTTGTCGGCCATTCCGATTGGACATCCTTTTTAGAATGA
- the LOC107958113 gene encoding putative pectinesterase/pectinesterase inhibitor 28 — MHHFWNNRFRIWRFSAVFQKCKFLVRKPQSGQQNVVTAQKRLDHNQPTAFVIMDSEIIPDAELAPVKNEFPAFLGRPWGKLSKAIIMQTYIDDMVHPEGWTSWDPKEPTNLCQYAEFNNTGPGASTSLRVKWAGVRLLNEAEAINYTPPKFFDVGDAWIKESGVPYTSNLSTGKTEDKGLIPTSLDVPASKPENNGFIPTSPDVPASKPENNGFIPTSPDVPASKPENSGLIPTSPDVSASKPENSGVIPTSPNVPVSKPENNGFIPTSPDVSVSKPENSGLIPISPDLSASKPENNGVVSISPNLSASKAAHKGEIKLKKHKHKKKKHHGKGKKHHGKGKKKGKKSKKHHGKVEAKSIIQA; from the coding sequence ATGCACCATTTCTGGAACAATCGATTTCGTATTTGGCGATTCAGCGCGGTCTTTCAAAAATGCAAATTCCTTGTCCGGAAGCCACAGTCAGGACAACAAAACGTTGTTACGGCACAAAAAAGATTAGACCATAACCAGCCCACAGCTTTTGTGATCATGGACAGTGAAATCATCCCAGATGCTGAGCTTGCACCAGTGAAGAACGAATTCCCAGCATTCCTTGGTCGTCCATGGGGTAAGCTATCCAAAGCTATCATTATGCAAACTTACATTGACGATATGGTACACCCCGAAGGTTGGACTAGTTGGGATCCCAAAGAACCGACAAATCTTTGCCAATACGCCGAGTTCAATAACACTGGCCCTGGTGCTTCCACTTCCCTTCGTGTTAAATGGGCTGGAGTTAGGTTGCTTAACGAGGCAGAGGCCATTAACTACACTCCACCCAAGTTCTTTGACGTCGGTgatgcttggattaaggagtcCGGAGTCCCTTACACCTCAAATCTTTCCACTGGTAAAACTGAAGACAAAGGGTTGATCCCTACGTCCCTAGATGTTCCCGCTAGTAAACCCGAAAACAATGGGTTCATCCCTACCTCCCCAGATGTTCCCGCTAGTAAACCTGAAAACAATGGGTTCATCCCTACCTCCCCAGATGTTCCCGCTAGTAAACCCGAAAACAGTGGGCTCATCCCTACCTCTCCAGATGTTTCCGCTAGTAAACCCGAAAACAGTGGGGTGATCCCTACCTCCCCAAATGTTCCCGTTAGTAAACCCGAAAACAATGGGTTCATCCCTACCTCCCCAGATGTTTCCGTTAGTAAACCCGAAAACAGTGGGTTGATCCCTATCTCTCCAGATCTTTCCGCTAGTAAACCTGAAAACAATGGGGTGGTCTCTATCTCCCCAAATCTTTCCGCTAGTAAAGCCGCACACAAAGGGGAGATAAAGCTGAAGAAACATAAACACAAGAAAAAGAAGCACCATGGAAAAGGGAAGAAGCACCATGGGAAAGGGAAGAAGAAAGGGAAGAAATCCAAGAAGCACCATGGAAAAGTTGAGGCGAAATCAATaatccaagcttaa
- the LOC107894124 gene encoding NF-kappa-B-activating protein isoform X2 translates to MAASSSSATSYSSSDSLSDTSSSHAKRRRHRSNRRDRDRDSLKIRKKSRSLGKRRRKKHRRHSSDSYSSSDSDSSRSNSSLDSDNESSHSKRHKKSGRQKKSKEKERSKSYRHRLQKNKLKEKQQDERSSSPVQLSKFLGRDKDDGTRRSAVSGKKILLKLDKSKEDKAAESKRNELLKFLNASFD, encoded by the exons ATGGCGGCCTCGTCGTCCTCAGCCACGTCGTACTCTTCCTCGGATTCCTTGTCTGACACGTCATCCTCACACGCCAAAAGACGTCGTCATCGCTCTAACCGCCGCGACAGAGACAGAGATTCTCTCAAGATCCGAAAGAAGAGTCGTTCGCTCGGTAAACGACGTCGGAAGAAGCATCGCCGTCATTCTTCCGATTCTTACTCTTCTTCCGATTCTGATTCCTCCAg GAGTAACAGTTCTTTGGATAGCGACAATGAGTCCAGTCATTCAAAGAGGCACAAGAAAAGTGGAAGGCAAAAGAAG TCAAAGGAAAAGGAACGGAGCAAGAGTTATCGACATAGACTTCAGAAGAACAAACTTAAAGAG AAGCAGCAGGATGAACGAAGTAGCAGTCCTGTGCAGCTTTCTAAG TTTCTTGGGCGTGACAAGGATGATGGTACCCGTCGCAGTGCGGTCTCTGGCAAAAAG ATTCTCTTGAAACTCGACAAGTCAAAGGAAGATAAAGCGGCTGAGAGTAAAAGAAATGAGTTGTTGAAGTTCTTAAATGCTAGTTTCGATTGA
- the LOC107894124 gene encoding NF-kappa-B-activating protein isoform X1, with translation MAASSSSATSYSSSDSLSDTSSSHAKRRRHRSNRRDRDRDSLKIRKKSRSLGKRRRKKHRRHSSDSYSSSDSDSSSRSNSSLDSDNESSHSKRHKKSGRQKKSKEKERSKSYRHRLQKNKLKEKQQDERSSSPVQLSKFLGRDKDDGTRRSAVSGKKILLKLDKSKEDKAAESKRNELLKFLNASFD, from the exons ATGGCGGCCTCGTCGTCCTCAGCCACGTCGTACTCTTCCTCGGATTCCTTGTCTGACACGTCATCCTCACACGCCAAAAGACGTCGTCATCGCTCTAACCGCCGCGACAGAGACAGAGATTCTCTCAAGATCCGAAAGAAGAGTCGTTCGCTCGGTAAACGACGTCGGAAGAAGCATCGCCGTCATTCTTCCGATTCTTACTCTTCTTCCGATTCTGATTCCTCCAg CAGGAGTAACAGTTCTTTGGATAGCGACAATGAGTCCAGTCATTCAAAGAGGCACAAGAAAAGTGGAAGGCAAAAGAAG TCAAAGGAAAAGGAACGGAGCAAGAGTTATCGACATAGACTTCAGAAGAACAAACTTAAAGAG AAGCAGCAGGATGAACGAAGTAGCAGTCCTGTGCAGCTTTCTAAG TTTCTTGGGCGTGACAAGGATGATGGTACCCGTCGCAGTGCGGTCTCTGGCAAAAAG ATTCTCTTGAAACTCGACAAGTCAAAGGAAGATAAAGCGGCTGAGAGTAAAAGAAATGAGTTGTTGAAGTTCTTAAATGCTAGTTTCGATTGA
- the LOC107894124 gene encoding protein FAM133 isoform X4: MAASSSSATSYSSSDSLSDTSSSHAKRRRHRSNRRDRDRDSLKIRKKSRSLGKRRRKKHRRHSSDSYSSSDSDSSRSNSSLDSDNESSHSKRHKKSGRQKKSKEKERSKSYRHRLQKNKLKEFLGRDKDDGTRRSAVSGKKILLKLDKSKEDKAAESKRNELLKFLNASFD, translated from the exons ATGGCGGCCTCGTCGTCCTCAGCCACGTCGTACTCTTCCTCGGATTCCTTGTCTGACACGTCATCCTCACACGCCAAAAGACGTCGTCATCGCTCTAACCGCCGCGACAGAGACAGAGATTCTCTCAAGATCCGAAAGAAGAGTCGTTCGCTCGGTAAACGACGTCGGAAGAAGCATCGCCGTCATTCTTCCGATTCTTACTCTTCTTCCGATTCTGATTCCTCCAg GAGTAACAGTTCTTTGGATAGCGACAATGAGTCCAGTCATTCAAAGAGGCACAAGAAAAGTGGAAGGCAAAAGAAG TCAAAGGAAAAGGAACGGAGCAAGAGTTATCGACATAGACTTCAGAAGAACAAACTTAAAGAG TTTCTTGGGCGTGACAAGGATGATGGTACCCGTCGCAGTGCGGTCTCTGGCAAAAAG ATTCTCTTGAAACTCGACAAGTCAAAGGAAGATAAAGCGGCTGAGAGTAAAAGAAATGAGTTGTTGAAGTTCTTAAATGCTAGTTTCGATTGA
- the LOC107894124 gene encoding protein FAM133 isoform X3 — protein MAASSSSATSYSSSDSLSDTSSSHAKRRRHRSNRRDRDRDSLKIRKKSRSLGKRRRKKHRRHSSDSYSSSDSDSSSRSNSSLDSDNESSHSKRHKKSGRQKKSKEKERSKSYRHRLQKNKLKEFLGRDKDDGTRRSAVSGKKILLKLDKSKEDKAAESKRNELLKFLNASFD, from the exons ATGGCGGCCTCGTCGTCCTCAGCCACGTCGTACTCTTCCTCGGATTCCTTGTCTGACACGTCATCCTCACACGCCAAAAGACGTCGTCATCGCTCTAACCGCCGCGACAGAGACAGAGATTCTCTCAAGATCCGAAAGAAGAGTCGTTCGCTCGGTAAACGACGTCGGAAGAAGCATCGCCGTCATTCTTCCGATTCTTACTCTTCTTCCGATTCTGATTCCTCCAg CAGGAGTAACAGTTCTTTGGATAGCGACAATGAGTCCAGTCATTCAAAGAGGCACAAGAAAAGTGGAAGGCAAAAGAAG TCAAAGGAAAAGGAACGGAGCAAGAGTTATCGACATAGACTTCAGAAGAACAAACTTAAAGAG TTTCTTGGGCGTGACAAGGATGATGGTACCCGTCGCAGTGCGGTCTCTGGCAAAAAG ATTCTCTTGAAACTCGACAAGTCAAAGGAAGATAAAGCGGCTGAGAGTAAAAGAAATGAGTTGTTGAAGTTCTTAAATGCTAGTTTCGATTGA
- the LOC107894147 gene encoding 60S ribosomal protein L18, with protein sequence NTNSKTLTLGTQSDPALLPLHHHRESSSNGGKSKKSKRTAPKSDDIYLKLLVKLYRFLVRRTGSKFNAVILKRLFMSKVNKPPLSLSRLIQFMKGKEDKIGVVMGTVTDDIRVYGFMRFQL encoded by the exons aatacaaattcaaaaaccctaacccttggTACTCAGTCAGACCCGGCGCTTCTTCCACTTCACCACCACCGTGAAAGCTCGAGCAATG GAGGTAAGAGCAAGAAGTCCAAAAGGACAGCTCCCAAATCCGATGATATTTACCTTAAACTTCTCGTCAAG CTTTATCGTTTCCTTGTAAGAAGAACTGGGAGCAAATTCAATGCTGTGATATTGAAACGCTTGTTTATGAGCAAAGTTAACAAGCCTCCACTATCTCTGTCTAGGCTTATTCAATTCATGAAGGGAAAG GAGGATAAGATTGGTGTTGTAATGGGGACTGTGACAGATGATATTAGGGTTTATGGGTTTATGAGGTTCCAGCTTTGA
- the LOC107894139 gene encoding uncharacterized protein has translation MGCFFIRSPKFLFFYLLIVQSFVSETISFEDNKPTAYEVLRDFNFPAGLLPAGVTGYDLDPITGEFSAFLNGTCTFTLERTYKLRYKNTIRGYISNGKLARLEGISVKFLFFWVNVVEVSRNGDELEFSVGIAGAGFPMDSFEDSPQCECKLICNDQKVRKIREIPFVSA, from the coding sequence ATGGGTTGTTTCTTCATACGTTCACCAAAATTTCtcttcttttaccttttaattgTTCAATCTTTTGTCTCAGAGACAATCTCCTTTGAAGACAATAAGCCAACAGCCTATGAAGTTCTCAGGGATTTCAACTTCCCTGCTGGTCTTCTCCCAGCAGGTGTTACTGGCTATGATCTAGACCCTATAACAGGTGAATTCTCAGCTTTCTTGAATGGTACTTGTACCTTTACTCTTGAAAGGACTTATAAATTGAGATACAAGAATACCATTAGAGGgtatatttcaaatgggaagctTGCAAGATTGGAAGGTATAAGTGTGAAGTTCCTTTTCTTCTGGGTTAATGTTGTTGAAGTGTCAAGGAATGGGGATGAGCTTGAATTCTCAGTAGGGATTGCTGGTGCTGGTTTTCCTATGGATAGTTTTGAAGACAGCCCTCAGTGTGAATGTAAGCTTATATGCAATGATCAGAAAGTGAGGAAGATTAGGGAAATCCCTTTTGTTTCTGCTTGA
- the LOC107894158 gene encoding serine/threonine-protein phosphatase PP1 isozyme 9 isoform X2 yields MMMMTMEGMMDQGVLDDIIRRLLEGKGSKQVQLSEGEIRQLCVNARQIFLSQPNLLQIHAPIRICGDIHGQYQDLLRLFEFGGYPPATNYLFLGDYVDRGKQSLETICLLLAYKIRYPDKVFLLRGNHEDAKINRIYGFYDECKRRFNVRLWKIFTDCFNSLPVAALVDEKILCMHGGLSPELENLDQIKEIQRPTEVPDNGLLCDLLWSDPDPKIEGWADSDRGISSTFGADVVAEFLDKSDLDLICRGHQVVEDGYEFFASRRLVTIFSAPNYGGEFDNAGALLSVNEDLVCSFEILKPADNKSLPSGSKPLKKPPKMGKV; encoded by the exons atgatgatgatgacaATGGAAGGAATGATGGATCAGGGTGTATTGGATGATATAATAAGAAGGTTGTTGGAAGGTAAAGGAAGCAAACAGGTTCAGCTTTCTGAAGGAGAGATCCGTCAGCTTTGTGTTAATGCTCGTCAAATCTTCCTTTCACAGCCTAATCTACTTCAGATTCATGCCCCCATTAGAATCTGTG GTGATATTCATGGACAATACCAAGATCTCTTAAGACTCTTTGAGTTTGGTGGCTATCCTCCTGCGACAAACTACCTGTTCCTTGGGGACTATGTAGATCGAGGCAAGCAAAGTTTGGAGACGATATGTTTACTTTTGGCCTATAAGATACGTTATCCCGACAAAGTTTTTCTCTTAAGGGGAAACCATGAAGATGCGAAGATCAATCGAATTTACGGATTTTATGATGAGTGTAAAAGGCGATTCAATGTTAGGCTTTGGAAAATATTTACAGATTGCTTCAACAGTTTACCGGTGGCTGCACTCGTTGATGAGAAGATACTTTGTATGCACGGAGGGTTGTCTCCAGAGTTGGAAAATTTGGATCAAATAAAGGAAATTCAAAGGCCAACAGAGGTTCCTGATAATGGCCTTCTCTGCGATCTACTTTGGTCCGATCCTGATCCGAAGATCGAGGGCTGGGCAGATAGCGATAGAGGAATTTCATCTACTTTTGGAGCTGATGTAGTTGCTGAATTTTTGGACAAGAGTGACCTTGATCTCATTTGTCGAGGCCATCAG GTTGTGGAGGACGGCTACGAGTTCTTCGCTAGCCGAAGATTAGTAACAATATTTTCAGCTCCAAACTATGGTGGAGAGTTTGACAATGCTGGTGCTTTATTGAGTGTTAATGAAGATCTTGTGTGCTCCTTTGAGATATTGAAACCAGCTGATAATAAATCGTTACCAAGCGGTTCTAAGCCCCTGAAGAAG CCACCAAAGATGGGGAAGGTTTGA
- the LOC107894158 gene encoding serine/threonine-protein phosphatase PP1 isozyme 9 isoform X1, with the protein MMMMTMEGMMDQGVLDDIIRRLLEGKGSKQVQLSEGEIRQLCVNARQIFLSQPNLLQIHAPIRICGDIHGQYQDLLRLFEFGGYPPATNYLFLGDYVDRGKQSLETICLLLAYKIRYPDKVFLLRGNHEDAKINRIYGFYDECKRRFNVRLWKIFTDCFNSLPVAALVDEKILCMHGGLSPELENLDQIKEIQRPTEVPDNGLLCDLLWSDPDPKIEGWADSDRGISSTFGADVVAEFLDKSDLDLICRGHQVVEDGYEFFASRRLVTIFSAPNYGGEFDNAGALLSVNEDLVCSFEILKPADNKSLPSGSKPLKKQPPKMGKV; encoded by the exons atgatgatgatgacaATGGAAGGAATGATGGATCAGGGTGTATTGGATGATATAATAAGAAGGTTGTTGGAAGGTAAAGGAAGCAAACAGGTTCAGCTTTCTGAAGGAGAGATCCGTCAGCTTTGTGTTAATGCTCGTCAAATCTTCCTTTCACAGCCTAATCTACTTCAGATTCATGCCCCCATTAGAATCTGTG GTGATATTCATGGACAATACCAAGATCTCTTAAGACTCTTTGAGTTTGGTGGCTATCCTCCTGCGACAAACTACCTGTTCCTTGGGGACTATGTAGATCGAGGCAAGCAAAGTTTGGAGACGATATGTTTACTTTTGGCCTATAAGATACGTTATCCCGACAAAGTTTTTCTCTTAAGGGGAAACCATGAAGATGCGAAGATCAATCGAATTTACGGATTTTATGATGAGTGTAAAAGGCGATTCAATGTTAGGCTTTGGAAAATATTTACAGATTGCTTCAACAGTTTACCGGTGGCTGCACTCGTTGATGAGAAGATACTTTGTATGCACGGAGGGTTGTCTCCAGAGTTGGAAAATTTGGATCAAATAAAGGAAATTCAAAGGCCAACAGAGGTTCCTGATAATGGCCTTCTCTGCGATCTACTTTGGTCCGATCCTGATCCGAAGATCGAGGGCTGGGCAGATAGCGATAGAGGAATTTCATCTACTTTTGGAGCTGATGTAGTTGCTGAATTTTTGGACAAGAGTGACCTTGATCTCATTTGTCGAGGCCATCAG GTTGTGGAGGACGGCTACGAGTTCTTCGCTAGCCGAAGATTAGTAACAATATTTTCAGCTCCAAACTATGGTGGAGAGTTTGACAATGCTGGTGCTTTATTGAGTGTTAATGAAGATCTTGTGTGCTCCTTTGAGATATTGAAACCAGCTGATAATAAATCGTTACCAAGCGGTTCTAAGCCCCTGAAGAAG CAGCCACCAAAGATGGGGAAGGTTTGA
- the LOC107894176 gene encoding uncharacterized protein, translated as MIHSSKIRVQVKAMNNIELGFLIFLLLFNLLLSFSYGEPGGLCVSQGGRFPPFSSEGKPPKRVGKGHKDLTLCRVFRKKTCCDAAQTHPALLSIRRLALTGEASEECLHLWELLECSICDPRVGVQPGPPLICTSFCDRVFQACSNAYFSMDAKTQVLAPCGANDFVCGRASEWASNGTELCLAAGFRVEQSVGMHGGIEEESCYGGKASLDSIADSWGPSRSEKPHKTGNSGLLEDFQQWLQDMPSNERVSWAVGGLVLTAGLLFISKRKSHNQRQKLAAIQRAARRLEVKMNPTPTSSQGNRKGNRR; from the exons ATGATTCACAGCTCAAAAATCAGAGTACAAGTAAAAGCAATGAATAACATTGAACTTGGGTTTCTTatatttcttctcctttttaaCCTTCTTCTGTCCTTTTCCTATG GAGAACCCGGTGGTCTTTGTGTATCTCAAGGTGGTCGCTTTCCGCCCTTCTCTTCTGAGGGGAAACCTCCTAAAAGGGTGGGGAAGGGACACAAGGATTTGACACTCTGTAGGGTGTTTCGGAAAAAGACTTGCTGTGATGCTGCCCAGACACATCCTGCTTTGCTTTCTATTAGGAGGCTGGCTTTAACAGGTGAAGCCAGTGAAGAGTGTTTGCATTTGTGGGAATTGCTGGAATGTTCCATATGCGATCCACGAGTCGGAGTTCAGCCTGGACCCCCACTTATATGCACATCCTTCTGTGATAGAGTATTTCAGGCCTGCTCTAATGCTTACTTCTCAATGGATGCAAAGACACAG GTTCTAGCACCATGTGGAGCAAATGACTTTGTTTGTGGTAGAGCATCTGAATGGGCATCCAATGGAACAGAATTATGCCTTGCTGCAGGTTTCCGTGTTGAACAATCCGTTGGCATGCATGGTGGTATTGAAGAAGAGTCCTGTTATGGTGGCAAAGCGAGTCTTGATTCAATTGCTGATTCATGGGGACCTTCACGATCTGAGAAACCCCACAAAACTGGGAACTCTGGGCTCTTAGAAGATTTCCAGCAGTGGCTCCAGGATATGCCATCTAATGAAAGAGTTTCTTGGGCAGTAGGAGGCCTTGTTCTTACAGCGGGCCTACTTTTTATAAG CAAAAGAAAGAGCCATAACCAACGCCAAAAGCTTGCAGCTATTCAACGTGCTGCTAGGAGACTAGAAGTCAAGATGAACCCGACACCCACTTCTAGTCAAGGAAATAGGAAAGGGAATCGAAGATGA
- the LOC107894184 gene encoding 50S ribosomal protein L18 translates to MVIPPPVRPPRILKFLKPYVLKMHFTNKYVSAQVIHSPTATVASAASSQEKALRSSMESTRDVAAAAKIGKILAERLLLKEIPAVSVSLKREQKYHGKVKAVIDSLREAGVKLL, encoded by the coding sequence ATGGTTATCCCTCCACCTGTTAGACCACCAAGAATTCTAAAATTCCTAAAGCCCTATGTCCTGAAGATGCATTTCACAAACAAGTATGTTAGTGCTCAAGTTATCCATTCTCCCACTGCAACTGTGGCTTCAGCAGCAAGCTCACAGGAGAAGGCCCTCAGGTCGAGCATGGAATCTACTCGGGACGTGGCGGCTGCTGCCAAGATTGGGAAGATACTTGCGGAACGCTTGCTGCTCAAAGAGATCCCTGCCGTTTCCGTTTCCTTAAAGCGAGAACAGAAGTATCATGGTAAAGTCAAGGCTGTCATTGATTCTCTTAGGGAAGCAGGTGTCAAGTTGCTTTAA
- the LOC107958122 gene encoding REF/SRPP-like protein At3g05500 has product MDSRLNALAFIAQPEESVTKIDRRDPQVMKQVSCEAISAAQKAPCVARDVASELHHDGVLPLFPQVASVLVPTAAYCSDRYNQTVVNSEGKGYNVASYLPLVPAHKIAKLFRERSLTLIHCYAKVDWHNDFDKNKKLWILF; this is encoded by the exons ATGGATTCGAGACTCAACGCCTTAGCGTTCATCGCTCAACCGGAAGAATCAGTGACTAAGATTGATCGCCGTGATCCTCAAGTTATGAAGCAGGTCTCTTGTGAAGCCATCTCGGCAGCTCAAAAGGCCCCATGTGTGGCTCGGGATGTAGCTTCTGAGCTACATCATGATGGAGTG CTTCCTCTATTCCCTCAAGTGGCTTCAGTACTTGTCCCGACAGCCGCTTATTGCAGTGACAGGTATAACCAGACAGTGGTTAACAGTGAAGGGAAAGGGTACAATGTTGCCTCGTATTTACCTTTGGTTCCTGCTCACAAGATTGCTAAGTTGTTTAGGGAGAGAAGCCTGACTTTGATTCATTGCTATGCAAAAGTTGATTGGCATAATGATTTTGATAAGAACAAAAAATTATGGATTTTGTTTTAA